The Pseudohongiella acticola region CATTCAGCTGTGCTGCCAACGCAATATTCCGCTGGTGTTCCTGCAGAACATTACCGGGTTTATGGTCGGCAAAAAATACGAACACGAAGGCATTGCCAAGAACGGCGCCAAACTGGTCAACGCCGTCGCCACCGCCAATGTAGCCAAAGTAACGGTCTTGATTGGTGGCAGTTTTGGCGCCGGCAACTATGGCATGTGCGGCCGCGCCTACGATCCGCGTTTTCTGTGGACCTGGCCCAATGCCCGCATCTCGGTAATGGGCGGCGCCCAGGCCGCCGGTGTGCTGGCACAGATCAAGGCCGAGACACTGGCTGCGAAAAAACAGTCATGGACGGACGAGGAAGAGCAGCAGTTCAAGAAACCCATCGAAGACAAGTACGAACGCGAAGGCCACCCCTACTACGCCAGTGCGCGCCTGTGGGACGATGGCGTTATTGCGCAGACGGACACGCGTTTTGTGCTTGGGCTGTCGCTGTTTGCCGCGCAAAATGCACCGCGTCAGGACACGCAATTTGGTATTTTCCGGATGTAGGCAAATTCCGCTATAACCGCGACGTAAATCCATAAAAACAATAAGGCATCGTTATGACCACTGACAGCATTACCGCACCGCTGGAGATAAGTCGCCCGCATGACGGGGTCACTGTGATCTGGCTGAACCGACCCAAAAAACACAATGCCATGACGCAGGCACTGATTGCTGATCTGCATGACGCCCTGACCACACTGGCAAAAGATGACAATACCCGCGTTGTGATTCTGGCGGGCCACGGCAAAAGCTTCTGCTCCGGGGCCGACCTGAATTACATGAAGTCGATGGTTGATTTCAGCCACGAAGAAAATGTTGATGACGCCTGTCGCTTTGCTGCCATGCTGCAGGCACTGCATCAGTTCCCCAAACCGGTCATCGCTGCTCTGCATGGCAACATATTTGCCGGTGCCACCGGGCTGGCGGCCTGCTCCGATATTGTGATCGCGGCAGATGACGCTCGTTTTTGTGTCAGCGAAGTCAAGCTGGGGCTGGTACCGGCGGTGATCAGCCCCTATGTGGTTGCCCGTATTGGCGCGCACCAGGCACGACGTTACTTTCTGACCGCCGAGGTGTTCAGTGCCGACGCTGCCGAACGTGCCGGCCTGGTTCACCGTTGTGTGCCGGCAGACACGCTGATGAACGAGGTCATGGACACCGCGATGATGTTGTTGAACAACGCACCCCGCGCCATGACCACCACCAAGAGCCTGATCAATTACCTGGTGCCGGTACCGTCCTCACGTGAAATAACCGATTACACCGCAGCGTTGATCGCACGCGTGCGTACGGGTCAGGAGGCCCAGAATGGTCTACAGGCATTCCTGGACAAGCAACCAGCACCATGGGCTGAACCTCAAGCCACGGGGAAACACACCACCACAGGCTCCGACTGGACGTCGACCGCTGCGGATAAAAGCAAACCATGATAGAACGCTTATTGATCATCAATCGCGGTGAAATCGCCTGCCGCATCCTGCGCACCGCTCAGCAGCTGGGTATTCGATGCGCAGCCGTGTATTCACCGGCAGACGGCAAAGCCCTGCATGTGCAACTGGCGGATGATGCCTTTGCCCTGCGCGGCAATGCCGCCAGCGACAGTTATCTGGACGCTGAGCAGATACTGGCCATTGCCGCTGACTGGGGCGCAGACGCCATCCATCCCGGTTACGGTTTTTTGTCGGAGAACAGTGAATTCGCCCGCGCCGTAGCAGCGGCCGGCATACGCTTTGTTGGTCCGGGTGCCGATGCCATTGCCGCCATGGGTTCCAAGGCGCGCGCAAAACAGTTGATGACTGACGCCGGTGTGCCCCTGTTGCCGGGCTACCATGGTGACGACCAGAGTGTGGATGGCTTGCGCCGCGAAGCGGACAAAGCCGGGTATCCGGTGTTGCTGAAAGCGGTATCAGGTGGCGGCGGCCGTGGCCTGCGCGTAGTGAATTCGGCGGCAGAAATGGAGGAAGCTCTGGCTGCCGTGCAGCGCGAAGCACAAGCCGCCTTTGGCGACAGCCGCGTGCTGCTGGAGAAATATCTGACGCAGGCTCGGCATGTGGAGATCCAGATTTTTGCCGACGACCATGGCCACTGTGTGCACCTGCATGAGCGCGACTGTTCGGTGCAGCGTCGGCACCAGAAACTGATCGAAGAAGCCCCTGCCCCCGGCCTTGATGACAGCACTCGCGATGCCATGGGCGCGGCAGCGGTACGTGCCGCCACCAGCATTGGTTATTCCGGTGCCGGCACGGTCGAGTTTCTGTATCAGGACGGCGCGTTCTATTTCCTGGAAATGAATACCCGCCTGCAGGTGGAACACCCGGTAACCGAATGCATCACCGGACTGGACCTGGTGGCCTGGCAATTGCGCGTGGCCAGTGGTGAAACCCTGCCCCTGGCGCAGGCCGATATCCCGCGTCGGGGCTGGGCCATTGAAGCCCGCATCAATGCCGAATCCGGCGCCCCGGATTTTTTGCCATCAACCGGCATGATCAACGAACTGAACTGGCCTCAGGGTGAGACACTGCGGGTGGATTCCGGGTTTCGCAGCGGTGATCGTGTCAGCGTATTTTACGACAGCATGCTGGGCAAACTTATTGCCTCAGCACCCAACCGCGCAGAAGCGATTGAGGAACTGTCGCAGGC contains the following coding sequences:
- a CDS encoding enoyl-CoA hydratase-related protein, coding for MTTDSITAPLEISRPHDGVTVIWLNRPKKHNAMTQALIADLHDALTTLAKDDNTRVVILAGHGKSFCSGADLNYMKSMVDFSHEENVDDACRFAAMLQALHQFPKPVIAALHGNIFAGATGLAACSDIVIAADDARFCVSEVKLGLVPAVISPYVVARIGAHQARRYFLTAEVFSADAAERAGLVHRCVPADTLMNEVMDTAMMLLNNAPRAMTTTKSLINYLVPVPSSREITDYTAALIARVRTGQEAQNGLQAFLDKQPAPWAEPQATGKHTTTGSDWTSTAADKSKP
- a CDS encoding acetyl/propionyl/methylcrotonyl-CoA carboxylase subunit alpha, producing the protein MIERLLIINRGEIACRILRTAQQLGIRCAAVYSPADGKALHVQLADDAFALRGNAASDSYLDAEQILAIAADWGADAIHPGYGFLSENSEFARAVAAAGIRFVGPGADAIAAMGSKARAKQLMTDAGVPLLPGYHGDDQSVDGLRREADKAGYPVLLKAVSGGGGRGLRVVNSAAEMEEALAAVQREAQAAFGDSRVLLEKYLTQARHVEIQIFADDHGHCVHLHERDCSVQRRHQKLIEEAPAPGLDDSTRDAMGAAAVRAATSIGYSGAGTVEFLYQDGAFYFLEMNTRLQVEHPVTECITGLDLVAWQLRVASGETLPLAQADIPRRGWAIEARINAESGAPDFLPSTGMINELNWPQGETLRVDSGFRSGDRVSVFYDSMLGKLIASAPNRAEAIEELSQALAQLQIAGISHNADFLGAVLDSPAFRQASLHTGFLAEHQQDIAVALVRRQRSRSASLSHHKPAWGALSGWRQNQGQRQAFVQQYHLRPLYAGGAASAATDINTLFTGTGGGPGAAQQALKAPLPGRVIKLFVNAGDPVVAGQPLLVMEAMKMEHTLRASADCNIDTVQCEADAMVQPDQLLMTFTANDEASGAANEH